From a region of the Candidatus Liberimonas magnetica genome:
- a CDS encoding alkene reductase produces the protein MDIFSKFVLGDIELLNRMAMAPMTRSRAVEGDVPNPLAEVYYAERASAGLIISEGSQVSPQGKGYIRTPGIYSKEQVAGWKKVTEAVHREGGRIFLQLWHVGRVSHPDFHNGELPVAPSALDVDGEILTPLGRKKLGVPRALETDEIPAIIEQFKKGAENAKEAGFDGVEIHGANGYLLDEFLRDGSNTRTDKYGGNLMNRARLPLEVAEAVAGVWGAGRVGYRVSPHNILRSMSDSNPARTFTYLSKELNSLGIGYIHLIESLGGRTPRVPDERRIAPKIRKVFTGALILNGGYSLETANVAIKKEACDMVSFGQLFLANPDLPFRFKNKLDLNTPDPETYYTGEEKGYTDYPLSMENILNKVYRRDQTLVR, from the coding sequence ATGGATATATTTTCTAAATTTGTTCTGGGGGATATTGAGCTTTTAAACCGGATGGCTATGGCGCCTATGACGCGCTCGCGTGCCGTTGAAGGAGACGTGCCTAACCCCCTGGCAGAGGTATATTATGCGGAAAGAGCTTCTGCCGGCCTCATAATCAGCGAGGGTTCGCAGGTAAGCCCGCAGGGCAAAGGGTATATCCGCACGCCGGGCATATACTCAAAAGAACAGGTGGCCGGCTGGAAAAAAGTGACGGAAGCTGTCCACAGGGAAGGCGGCAGGATATTCCTGCAACTGTGGCATGTCGGCCGCGTTTCTCATCCCGATTTTCACAACGGTGAACTGCCCGTGGCTCCCTCGGCCCTTGATGTTGACGGGGAGATATTAACGCCTTTAGGCCGAAAGAAATTAGGGGTACCGAGAGCCCTTGAAACGGACGAAATACCGGCTATTATAGAACAGTTTAAAAAAGGCGCAGAGAACGCAAAAGAAGCGGGTTTTGACGGCGTTGAGATACACGGGGCAAATGGTTATCTCTTGGATGAGTTCTTAAGGGACGGCTCAAACACAAGGACAGATAAATACGGGGGGAATCTTATGAACCGCGCACGCCTGCCTCTTGAAGTCGCCGAGGCCGTAGCTGGAGTATGGGGCGCAGGCCGGGTAGGGTACAGGGTATCCCCTCATAATATATTACGTTCGATGTCGGATTCAAACCCGGCAAGGACGTTCACTTATCTTTCAAAAGAATTAAATTCTCTTGGGATCGGCTACATCCATTTAATCGAATCCCTCGGAGGAAGAACGCCCAGAGTTCCGGATGAAAGAAGAATAGCGCCTAAAATTAGAAAGGTTTTTACCGGAGCCTTAATTTTAAACGGCGGATACAGCCTGGAAACTGCGAATGTGGCTATCAAAAAAGAAGCTTGTGACATGGTCTCTTTCGGGCAGCTTTTTCTTGCAAATCCTGATCTCCCGTTCAGGTTCAAAAACAAGTTAGATTTAAATACCCCTGACCCGGAAACTTACTATACAGGCGAGGAAAAGGGATATACGGACTATCCTCTGTCTATGGAAAATATATTGAACAAGGTTTATAGGCGCGACCAAACTTTAGTTAGGTAA
- a CDS encoding tetratricopeptide repeat protein gives MNTRKSISLVIVTVLLLFDATVMLMSAGSGPSSNWPIEEKRDAPETAMSLYDKGVAADKAGDNETAFDYFKQALKKDKKNPDILNMLAHSERKLGMINEAIDDYWKALKIRPKFPQAREYMGEAYIQATLKEIETLKSYGIEAEEEYNDLIKAFKEAAASLK, from the coding sequence ATGAATACAAGAAAAAGTATCAGCCTTGTAATTGTAACAGTACTGCTTCTTTTTGACGCTACGGTAATGCTGATGAGCGCAGGCTCAGGCCCGTCTTCAAACTGGCCAATAGAAGAGAAAAGAGATGCTCCGGAAACAGCAATGTCATTGTATGACAAAGGAGTAGCCGCAGATAAGGCTGGCGATAATGAAACAGCATTTGATTATTTTAAACAGGCGCTTAAAAAAGACAAGAAAAACCCGGACATACTGAACATGCTTGCGCACAGCGAACGTAAACTCGGAATGATAAACGAAGCCATAGACGATTACTGGAAAGCGCTTAAAATCAGGCCGAAATTTCCACAGGCGCGGGAATATATGGGTGAAGCTTATATTCAGGCAACTTTAAAAGAGATAGAAACGCTCAAAAGTTACGGTATAGAAGCAGAAGAGGAATACAATGACCTTATTAAAGCTTTTAAAGAGGCTGCTGCCAGCTTGAAATGA
- a CDS encoding rhodanese-like domain-containing protein produces MKLKKIKFMLVTMTAVIAFLSCPGLAAQASYKSISAKEFKAEIEKNSKNTVILDIRTPQEYESGHLKGSRNIDFYADDFRTKLDSLDKTKKYLVYCRSGNRSSQALNMMKKLGFKYVIDLKNGIIDWQRNNYPLEK; encoded by the coding sequence ATGAAATTAAAAAAAATCAAGTTTATGTTGGTAACTATGACAGCGGTTATAGCTTTTTTAAGTTGCCCTGGCTTGGCGGCTCAGGCAAGTTATAAGTCTATTTCTGCTAAAGAATTCAAAGCCGAGATAGAAAAAAACAGCAAGAATACAGTTATCCTTGATATAAGGACCCCTCAAGAGTATGAAAGCGGACATCTCAAAGGCTCCAGGAACATTGATTTTTACGCGGATGATTTTAGAACAAAGCTTGATAGCCTGGATAAAACAAAGAAATATTTAGTTTACTGCCGCTCAGGGAATAGGTCTTCTCAAGCTTTAAATATGATGAAAAAGCTCGGATTTAAATATGTTATAGATCTAAAAAACGGCATTATAGATTGGCAAAGAAATAATTATCCTTTGGAAAAGTAA